From the Roseofilum casamattae BLCC-M143 genome, one window contains:
- the thiL gene encoding thiamine-phosphate kinase has protein sequence MKVSDIGERGLLERLFPFCAAEVVGDDGALISTSAALELAVTTDVLVDGIHFSDRTTPPHAVGWRAAAANLSDLAAMGASPLGITVGLSLTPDTAVSWVEELYGGMRDCLQEYGTAILGGDIVRSPVNSLSITAFGEVNPRYAIERHTGEVGDLLVVTGVHGASRAGLECLLNPEWGNIFAPGDRQLAIQAHQYPRPRLDLLPHLRATFCPRITGMDSSDGLADAIEQICRASEVGACIDVSTIPYPSYFNSVLSEDVLFLWEHELFQWVLYGGEDFELVLAMPADVAHKLCDRVGEIVIIGELVEGDAIELQGLSTKNPNKTIEGRWGFQHFS, from the coding sequence ATGAAGGTAAGCGATATTGGCGAACGAGGCTTATTGGAGCGTCTCTTCCCGTTTTGTGCAGCGGAGGTGGTGGGAGATGATGGGGCACTGATTTCGACGAGCGCAGCACTCGAGTTAGCCGTCACCACCGATGTTTTAGTTGATGGCATTCATTTTAGCGATCGCACTACACCTCCTCATGCCGTAGGATGGCGCGCTGCGGCAGCGAATTTATCCGATCTGGCTGCTATGGGTGCGTCTCCTCTGGGAATTACCGTCGGGTTGAGTTTAACCCCAGACACGGCAGTTTCTTGGGTGGAAGAGCTATATGGCGGGATGAGAGACTGTCTGCAAGAGTATGGCACTGCTATTCTTGGAGGAGATATCGTGCGATCGCCAGTCAACTCCCTCAGTATTACGGCTTTCGGCGAAGTCAATCCCCGATACGCGATCGAACGTCATACTGGAGAAGTTGGAGATTTGCTGGTCGTCACTGGAGTTCATGGAGCCTCTCGTGCCGGATTAGAATGCTTGTTAAACCCAGAATGGGGAAATATTTTTGCTCCCGGCGATCGCCAATTAGCCATTCAAGCTCATCAATATCCCCGTCCTCGTCTCGATCTGTTGCCACATCTGCGAGCTACCTTCTGCCCTCGCATAACAGGGATGGACTCGAGCGATGGGTTAGCCGATGCGATCGAACAAATTTGCCGAGCTAGTGAGGTTGGCGCTTGCATTGACGTATCTACTATTCCCTATCCGTCTTATTTCAACTCAGTCCTTTCCGAAGATGTCTTATTCCTTTGGGAACACGAATTATTTCAGTGGGTGTTGTATGGGGGAGAAGATTTTGAGCTAGTCTTAGCAATGCCTGCAGATGTGGCGCATAAATTGTGCGATCGCGTTGGAGAAATCGTCATTATCGGCGAGTTAGTTGAAGGCGATGCGATCGAACTTCAAGGCCTTTCCACAAAAAACCCCAACAAAACCATCGAAGGGCGTTGGGGCTTTCAACATTTCAGTTAA
- a CDS encoding type I glyceraldehyde-3-phosphate dehydrogenase: MIRVAINGFGRIGRNFMRCWAGRENSNLEVVGVNDTSDPKTNAHLLKYDSMLGTFGGDVSADGNSITVNGKTVKCVSDRNPLNLPWAEWGVDLIIESTGVFVTEEGASKHLQAGAKKVLITAPGKGGNIGTFVMGVNHEEYRHEDYNVVSNASCTTNCLAPFAKVLHEKFGIIKGTMTTTHSYTGDQRLLDASHRDVRRARAAALNIVPTSTGAAKAVALVIPSLKGKLNGIAMRVPTPNVSVVDLVAQVEKKTFAEEVNEALQEAANGSLKGILGYSDLPLVSCDYRGTNDSSIVDASLTLVMDGDMVKVIAWYDNEWGYSQRVVDLAELVARKWQA; the protein is encoded by the coding sequence GTGATTAGAGTAGCAATTAACGGTTTTGGTCGGATTGGACGTAACTTCATGCGCTGTTGGGCTGGCAGAGAAAACAGCAACTTGGAAGTTGTTGGCGTAAATGATACGTCCGATCCGAAGACTAATGCCCACCTGCTGAAGTACGATTCGATGTTGGGAACCTTTGGTGGTGATGTCAGCGCCGATGGAAATTCAATTACCGTCAATGGAAAAACAGTAAAATGCGTATCCGATCGCAATCCGCTAAACTTGCCTTGGGCAGAGTGGGGCGTCGATCTAATTATTGAATCAACCGGTGTCTTCGTGACTGAAGAAGGTGCTTCTAAACACCTGCAAGCTGGCGCGAAAAAAGTACTGATTACAGCTCCCGGTAAAGGCGGAAATATCGGTACCTTCGTCATGGGTGTAAACCATGAGGAATACCGCCATGAAGATTACAATGTGGTCAGTAATGCCAGTTGTACGACCAACTGTTTAGCTCCCTTCGCCAAAGTTCTGCACGAGAAATTTGGCATCATCAAGGGAACCATGACGACGACTCACAGCTATACGGGGGACCAACGGTTGCTGGATGCATCTCACCGAGACGTCCGTCGCGCTAGAGCGGCAGCATTGAACATCGTTCCTACATCTACAGGTGCTGCAAAAGCGGTGGCTTTGGTCATTCCATCCCTTAAAGGCAAGCTAAATGGAATTGCCATGCGAGTTCCAACTCCGAATGTATCCGTAGTCGATCTGGTCGCTCAGGTTGAGAAAAAGACCTTTGCTGAAGAAGTGAATGAAGCTCTGCAAGAAGCTGCTAACGGTTCTCTCAAAGGAATTTTAGGCTATAGCGATCTACCTTTGGTTTCTTGCGACTATCGCGGAACAAATGATTCTTCTATCGTCGATGCGAGCTTAACGCTGGTGATGGATGGCGATATGGTGAAAGTGATTGCTTGGTATGACAACGAGTGGGGTTATTCTCAGCGCGTTGTCGATCTGGCTGAGTTAGTTGCTCGGAAGTGGCAAGCTTAG
- the murC gene encoding UDP-N-acetylmuramate--L-alanine ligase, giving the protein MLSPIDFGGKPFHFIGVGGIGMSALAYILAKRNLPVSGSDLKLSHITEKLQELGACIFGSQDAENLEYYRRPPAIGKEKWKNREKDESAAIAPTEIDLRFSNTSTVQKNLDDWLPQVICSTAINSSNAEYKAAQELGCPIYHRSDVLAALIREYRSIAVAGTHGKTTTSSLIGYLFLQAQLDPTIIIGGEVKAWEGNARFGRGEFLVAEADESDGSLVKFASEIGVITNIDFDHPDHYTSIDRVIETFEIFKNKCKTLVGCIDCPQVRDRINPQITYSLDLQSGADYSVDSIVYDSHGTRARVWERGKELGEIQLPILGKHNLSNALAAIAVSRHLNIDFTTIAQALSSFEGAKRRFEYRGQFNGCTLIDDYAHHPSEIQATLAAVRLRAKDQRAIAIFQPHRYSRTETFLSEFSQSFGQADRVVVTDIYSAGEPNDRHLQGETVAEAIGQYHPQVSYQPTLNAVKDYLIEHLRPGDYAVFLGAGNLNQVIPELIADRA; this is encoded by the coding sequence ATGCTAAGTCCTATAGACTTTGGCGGTAAACCCTTCCATTTCATTGGTGTTGGCGGAATTGGGATGTCTGCGTTAGCTTATATACTCGCTAAGCGCAACCTTCCTGTCTCTGGCTCGGATCTCAAGCTCTCTCATATCACAGAAAAGCTACAAGAATTGGGAGCGTGTATTTTTGGCAGTCAAGATGCCGAAAATTTGGAGTATTACCGGCGGCCTCCTGCCATTGGGAAGGAAAAGTGGAAAAATAGGGAAAAAGATGAATCTGCCGCGATCGCTCCGACAGAAATTGACCTGAGGTTTTCCAACACCTCAACCGTCCAAAAAAACTTAGATGATTGGTTGCCTCAAGTTATTTGTTCTACAGCAATAAACAGTAGTAATGCGGAATATAAAGCCGCGCAAGAATTAGGGTGTCCGATTTATCACCGCTCGGATGTTTTAGCAGCATTAATTCGAGAATACCGCAGCATTGCCGTAGCAGGAACTCACGGTAAAACCACCACGAGTAGCTTAATCGGTTATTTATTCTTACAAGCTCAGCTAGACCCAACGATTATTATTGGTGGAGAAGTAAAGGCTTGGGAAGGGAATGCTCGGTTTGGTCGAGGAGAATTTTTAGTGGCAGAAGCAGACGAATCGGATGGTTCTCTGGTAAAATTCGCCTCAGAAATTGGAGTCATTACCAATATAGACTTCGACCATCCCGATCATTACACCAGTATCGATCGAGTGATTGAAACCTTTGAAATCTTCAAAAACAAGTGTAAAACCTTAGTGGGGTGTATTGATTGCCCGCAAGTGCGCGATCGCATCAATCCCCAAATTACCTATAGTTTAGATTTACAGTCAGGGGCAGATTACAGCGTCGATAGCATTGTCTACGACTCCCACGGAACTCGCGCTCGAGTTTGGGAGCGCGGAAAAGAGCTGGGAGAAATTCAACTCCCCATCTTGGGCAAGCACAATCTGAGCAATGCCTTAGCCGCGATCGCTGTCAGCCGTCACCTAAACATCGACTTTACAACCATAGCCCAGGCCCTCTCATCATTCGAGGGAGCCAAGCGTCGGTTTGAATATCGAGGTCAATTTAACGGATGCACGCTCATCGATGATTATGCTCATCACCCAAGCGAAATCCAAGCGACTTTAGCCGCAGTCAGACTGCGCGCCAAAGACCAACGAGCCATTGCTATCTTTCAGCCTCATCGCTATAGTCGAACTGAAACCTTCCTCAGCGAATTTTCGCAATCTTTCGGACAAGCAGACCGGGTGGTTGTAACCGACATTTATAGCGCGGGCGAACCCAACGATCGCCATCTTCAGGGCGAAACGGTGGCTGAGGCAATCGGCCAGTATCATCCGCAGGTCTCCTATCAACCTACCCTAAATGCGGTTAAGGATTATTTGATAGAACACTTACGACCTGGAGATTATGCTGTATTTTTGGGAGCTGGGAATTTAAATCAAGTGATTCCAGAATTGATTGCCGATCGTGCGTAA